TGAGAGAGTCTTTATAAAATCTGAATAAGTATGATTGATCTGAGAGATGCTAGGATCTTTGCCTGACAAGGGTTTCAGAGGAGTTTTACACGTTGCACGTGCTAAAAAGCTGGCGTGAGGCGTTTCCCAACTTAGTCAGCTACACAAGGTTTGTGGAACTGATGCCTTGGTGTTTGATATTATTGTGTTGTTTCTTACATACACGCACGGGAAAGGTTACAGGGATTAGTTTTATCGATTTGACCCCAATAGATGTTTGTCACAATTGTCGCTCCCATGCACATAAAGAAAGTGTTTAAAGGATTAGTTAAATGGGGTAAGAATTCGGTAGGGTGGCACTTCAGCTTTAAACTTCATTTAATTATTAACGACTGTGGAGAATTGTTGGCATTCAAACTAACTCCTGCAAATGTTGATGACCGTCAACCAGTCCCAGACATGACTAAGGACTTGATTGGTAACGCCAGTTGCTTCAAGTCGGCAGAGCCGCCCAACGTACTGGCTCAACTATTTGGTGACAGGGGATATATCTCACAAAAACTTTTTGAGGAACTATATCAACGAGGGTTACAGTTAGTTACTAAATCTAAAAAGAAGATGAAAAACCGTTTGGTAAAAATGATTGAGAAAATTCTTTTACGCAAACGCGCAGTAATTGAGTCTGTTAACGACCATCTCAAAAATATGTGTCAAATTGAACACCCTCGACCTCGCAGTGTGTTTAACTTTTTGGTCAATCTGATGGCTGGTTTGGCTGCTTACACCTATTTGCCCAATTAACCGTCGATTGACATTTATCCAAAAGATTTGCCTGCCCTGCCTCCTGCCATTTTTTAGTTCGTCGAACTCACGTTAAACAGACTAGCAACAACCGCACTCCCCTAATTGCTGCTGGAATTTTTTCAGGTTTGGGACTAGGAGGGTTCGTTGATGGTATTCTGCTGCATCAGATTTTGCAATGGCATCATATGTTAAGCAGCATTCAACCCTTGGTCAGCAAATCTAACATAGATTTAAACATGGTTTGGGACGGTTTGTTTCATGCGTTGGACTGGATAATAACCGTTATCGGAGTGGTGTTGCTATGGCGTGCCGGAGGACGCGATGATGTACCTTGGTCAGCAAATACCTTCGTTGGATCTTTACTCATCGGTGGTGGATTATTGAACCTAGTTGAAGGATTAATAGACCATCAAATTCTTGGTATTCATCATGTCAAAACAGGAGTGCATCAATTAGCTTGGGATTTAGGATTTTTAGGTAGCGGTGTGTTGCTAATTGTAATTGGGTGGTTCATGCTACAAGCCTTTCCCCAAACAACTGATAAGTAGGTAACAAGGGGGAAGATTTGTCTCAAGAATTTTGTGAAATGGTATCAACTATCGAAAAAATTCCAAGCGATACCTATACAAAGCAACTGGACGAGAACCAGCTTTAAAATAATCGGGATCTTGTGGTGAAAGGTAAACAGCAGTAACTTGATCCCCTTCTATAGCTGGATTAGCAGTAGATAAATTGCGGTAAGCAGTTGTAGATTCTACAGAGTTGAAATAGGGACGTCCACCACCTTTAAATAGTTGTTGAAAAACTTCGGTTGTTATAAACCTACCATCGGATGTAGTTTCTGTAGCCCGTGCAGAAACAATTGAAACTAGCTGGCGTTCATGACGTAAAAAGGTTATCTGCCGATTGGGTGAATCTGGATCTACTTTGACACAGATGACAGCTGCGTCGCCCAAATAAGCCCGTGCCAAAT
Above is a genomic segment from Fischerella sp. JS2 containing:
- a CDS encoding DUF2243 domain-containing protein, coding for MAAGIFSGLGLGGFVDGILLHQILQWHHMLSSIQPLVSKSNIDLNMVWDGLFHALDWIITVIGVVLLWRAGGRDDVPWSANTFVGSLLIGGGLLNLVEGLIDHQILGIHHVKTGVHQLAWDLGFLGSGVLLIVIGWFMLQAFPQTTDK